One stretch of Methyloversatilis sp. RAC08 DNA includes these proteins:
- a CDS encoding group II truncated hemoglobin, which yields MNTRPPAAKPVAPSVSSTAAGGNPHFDRIGGEAAIERLVERFYHHMSTQPAAAGIRAMHPDDLRSVRQILVNYLVEWTGGPQRYSTERGHPRLRRKHLAFPIGSAERDAWMDCMRQALQEVVNDAALRQQLEQAFFKTADFIRNDQGNHHEHHHS from the coding sequence ATGAACACCCGCCCGCCTGCAGCCAAGCCTGTCGCCCCCTCGGTCAGCTCAACCGCTGCCGGCGGCAATCCCCACTTCGACCGCATCGGTGGCGAAGCCGCCATCGAACGTCTGGTGGAGCGCTTCTATCACCACATGAGCACGCAGCCGGCGGCCGCCGGCATCCGTGCAATGCATCCGGACGACCTTCGATCGGTGCGCCAGATACTGGTGAACTACCTGGTCGAGTGGACCGGCGGTCCGCAGCGCTATTCGACCGAACGCGGTCATCCGCGGCTGCGCCGCAAACACCTGGCATTTCCGATCGGCTCTGCCGAACGGGATGCCTGGATGGACTGCATGCGACAGGCGCTGCAGGAAGTCGTGAACGATGCCGCGTTGCGGCAGCAGCTCGAGCAGGCTTTTTTCAAGACCGCGGATTTCATCCGCAATGATCAGGGGAACCACCATGAGCATCACCATAGCTAG
- the nifH gene encoding nitrogenase iron protein, translated as MAKLRQIAFYGKGGIGKSTTSQNTLAALSDLGQKILIVGCDPKADSTRLILHAKAQDTILSLAAEAGSVEDLELEDVMKIGYKDIRCVESGGPEPGVGCAGRGVITSINFLEENGAYDGVDYVSYDVLGDVVCGGFAMPIRENKAQEIYIVMSGEMMAMYAANNISKGILKYANSGGVRLGGLVCNERQTDKELELAESLAKMLGSRLIHFVPRDNIVQHAELRRMTVLEYAPDSKQAGEYRTLAEKIHANAGNGTIPTPITMDQLEDLLMEHGIMKQIDESQVGKKATEVA; from the coding sequence ATGGCAAAACTTCGGCAAATCGCCTTCTATGGCAAGGGTGGCATCGGCAAATCGACCACTTCGCAAAACACACTGGCCGCGCTGTCGGATCTGGGCCAGAAGATCCTCATCGTCGGCTGCGACCCCAAGGCCGACTCGACCCGCCTGATCCTGCACGCCAAGGCACAGGACACCATCCTGTCGCTGGCCGCTGAAGCCGGTTCGGTGGAAGACCTCGAGCTCGAGGACGTCATGAAGATCGGCTACAAGGACATCCGCTGCGTCGAGTCCGGCGGCCCGGAACCCGGCGTCGGCTGCGCCGGCCGCGGTGTCATCACCTCGATCAACTTCCTCGAGGAAAACGGTGCCTATGACGGCGTCGACTACGTCAGCTACGACGTGCTGGGCGACGTGGTGTGCGGCGGCTTCGCGATGCCCATCCGCGAAAACAAGGCGCAGGAAATCTACATCGTGATGTCGGGCGAAATGATGGCCATGTACGCGGCCAACAACATTTCGAAGGGCATTCTGAAGTACGCCAATTCGGGCGGCGTACGCCTGGGTGGCCTGGTGTGCAACGAGCGCCAGACCGACAAGGAGCTGGAGCTTGCCGAGTCGCTGGCCAAGATGCTCGGGTCGCGTCTGATCCACTTCGTGCCGCGCGACAACATCGTGCAGCACGCCGAACTGCGTCGCATGACGGTGCTCGAGTACGCACCGGATTCGAAGCAGGCGGGCGAGTACCGCACACTGGCCGAGAAGATCCACGCCAACGCCGGCAACGGCACGATCCCGACGCCGATCACGATGGACCAGCTCGAAGACCTGCTGATGGAGCACGGCATCATGAAGCAGATCGACGAGTCGCAGGTCGGCAAGAAGGCAACCGAAGTCGCCTGA
- the nifD gene encoding nitrogenase molybdenum-iron protein alpha chain encodes MSMTIDEKKAQNAALIEEVLKAYPEKTAKKRAKHLNVHEEGKPDCGVKSNIKSLPGVMTIRGCAYAGSKGVVWGPIKDMIHISHGPVGCGQYSWAARRNYYIGVTGVDTFVTMQFTSDFQEKDIVFGGDKKLEVIMDEIQNLFPLNKGITVQSECPIGLIGDDIEAVSKKKSKQYDGHTIVPVRCEGFRGVSQSLGHHIANDAIRDWVFDKTEDKRPDFVSTPYDVAIIGDYNIGGDAWSSRILLEEMGLRVIAQWSGDGTIAELENTPKAKLNVLHCYRSMNYISRHMEEKYGVPWVEYNFFGPTKIEESLREIAAHFDDTIKANAEKVIAKYKPLMQAVIDKYRPRLEGKKVMLFVGGLRPRHVIGAYEDLGMEVVGTGYEFGHNDDYQRTTHYVKDGTLIYDDVTGHEFEKFVEKVKPDLVGSGIKEKYVFQKMGVPFRQMHSWDYSGPYHGYDGFAIFARDMDMAISSPIWGLSKTPWKK; translated from the coding sequence ATGAGCATGACGATTGACGAAAAGAAGGCCCAGAACGCAGCTCTCATCGAAGAGGTGCTGAAGGCCTACCCGGAAAAGACCGCCAAGAAGCGGGCCAAGCACCTCAATGTGCACGAGGAAGGCAAGCCTGACTGTGGCGTCAAGTCGAACATCAAGTCGCTGCCCGGCGTGATGACCATCCGCGGCTGTGCCTATGCCGGTTCCAAGGGCGTGGTGTGGGGTCCGATCAAGGACATGATCCACATTTCGCACGGCCCGGTCGGTTGCGGCCAGTATTCGTGGGCTGCGCGACGCAACTACTACATCGGTGTGACCGGTGTGGACACCTTCGTGACGATGCAATTCACCTCCGACTTCCAGGAGAAGGACATCGTATTCGGCGGCGACAAGAAGCTGGAAGTCATCATGGACGAGATCCAGAACCTGTTCCCGCTGAACAAGGGCATCACCGTGCAGTCGGAATGCCCGATCGGCCTGATCGGCGACGACATCGAAGCGGTGTCGAAGAAGAAATCGAAGCAGTACGACGGGCACACGATCGTGCCGGTGCGCTGCGAAGGCTTCCGCGGCGTGAGCCAGTCGCTCGGCCACCACATCGCCAATGACGCGATCCGTGACTGGGTGTTCGACAAGACCGAAGACAAGCGCCCCGACTTCGTGTCGACGCCTTACGACGTTGCCATCATCGGCGACTACAACATCGGCGGCGACGCCTGGTCGAGCCGCATCCTGCTCGAAGAGATGGGTCTGCGAGTGATCGCCCAGTGGTCGGGCGACGGCACCATCGCCGAGCTGGAAAACACGCCGAAGGCCAAGCTCAACGTACTCCACTGCTACCGCTCGATGAATTACATCAGCCGGCACATGGAAGAGAAGTACGGGGTGCCCTGGGTCGAGTACAACTTCTTCGGCCCGACCAAGATCGAAGAGTCGCTGCGCGAGATCGCTGCGCACTTCGACGACACGATCAAGGCCAACGCCGAGAAGGTGATCGCCAAGTACAAGCCGCTGATGCAGGCCGTCATCGACAAGTACCGCCCGCGCCTCGAAGGCAAGAAGGTGATGCTGTTCGTCGGCGGTCTGCGCCCGCGTCACGTCATTGGCGCCTACGAGGATCTGGGCATGGAAGTGGTCGGTACCGGCTATGAATTCGGCCACAACGACGACTACCAGCGCACCACGCACTACGTGAAAGACGGCACGCTGATCTACGACGACGTGACCGGTCACGAATTCGAGAAGTTCGTCGAGAAGGTGAAGCCTGACCTGGTCGGCTCGGGCATCAAGGAAAAGTACGTGTTCCAGAAGATGGGCGTGCCCTTCCGCCAGATGCACAGCTGGGACTACTCGGGCCCGTATCACGGCTACGACGGTTTCGCGATCTTCGCCCGCGACATGGACATGGCGATCAGCTCGCCTATCTGGGGCCTGTCGAAGACGCCCTGGAAGAAGTAA